The following are encoded together in the Nocardioides okcheonensis genome:
- a CDS encoding DEAD/DEAH box helicase produces MAQRQRSRGGRRTPAHARHKDNEGIVPVLARAVRELESAVQRGPLAPGQRVRFQVVALLVREHRGDVKGSSDLTDAQKADELKRLDGIATILAKTATRDPSLFGLLSEEAVVTDSARDLRLEMLHRAGIEPVVEEPKPDDEAGPGLGERRVVPRSVVQHQLANPFLVPDFGIGREKRSVHGRLSTWELLGPLFRSFELGGSSSCMDLPEPTSLSAPGKLELMPHQARMIASAAEGHRTFLLADEPGLGKTAQALLAAQAADAYPLLVVCPNVVKTNWARETERWTPRRRATVIHGDGDRVDAFADVIVVNYEILDRHVGWLGQFGFRGMVVDEAHFIKNKTSQRSRHVLELSDRLRARTARPLLMALTGTPLINDIEDFRAIWEFLGWIDGTKPMARLMESLEETELTPADHAFYPAARKAVIDMGIVRRRKVDVAEDIPARRIADIPVELDDEDTRSIRAAEEDLARRLVQRYRAALETRRTGSVVEGIDHELVRRVATWEREEMDQGTGGENVFSMFRRIGRAKAGLAADYAAQLARNVGKVVFFARHVDVMDIAEDTFTRRGLKHTSIRGDQTPKAREKAIEAFVNDPSVQVIVCSLAAAGVGVNLQVASNVVLSELSWTDAEQTQAIDRVHRIGQSDPVTAWRIIAAQTIDTRIAELIDSKAGLAARALDGSDEEVSSSANIQTEALVALLTDALERELG; encoded by the coding sequence TTGGCCCAGCGCCAGCGCTCACGCGGCGGACGACGCACCCCTGCGCACGCCCGCCACAAGGACAACGAGGGCATCGTGCCCGTGCTCGCCCGCGCCGTGCGCGAGCTCGAGTCGGCCGTGCAGCGGGGCCCGCTCGCCCCCGGCCAGCGGGTCCGGTTCCAGGTCGTCGCGCTGCTGGTGCGCGAGCACCGCGGCGACGTCAAGGGCTCCTCGGACCTCACCGACGCGCAGAAGGCCGACGAGCTCAAGCGGCTCGACGGGATCGCCACGATCCTGGCCAAGACCGCGACCCGCGACCCCTCCCTGTTCGGGCTGCTCTCGGAGGAGGCGGTGGTCACCGACAGCGCGCGCGACCTGCGCCTGGAGATGCTCCACCGGGCCGGCATCGAGCCGGTCGTGGAGGAGCCCAAGCCCGACGACGAGGCCGGCCCCGGCCTCGGCGAGCGGCGCGTGGTCCCGCGCTCGGTCGTGCAGCACCAGCTCGCGAACCCCTTCCTCGTCCCCGACTTCGGGATCGGCCGGGAGAAGCGCAGCGTCCACGGCCGGCTCTCGACGTGGGAGCTGCTCGGGCCGCTGTTCCGCTCGTTCGAGCTCGGCGGGTCCTCGTCGTGCATGGACCTCCCCGAGCCCACCTCGCTGAGCGCCCCCGGCAAGCTCGAGCTGATGCCCCACCAGGCCCGGATGATCGCCTCGGCCGCCGAGGGCCACCGCACCTTCCTGCTGGCCGACGAGCCGGGCCTCGGCAAGACCGCGCAGGCGCTGCTCGCCGCGCAGGCCGCCGACGCGTACCCGCTGCTCGTGGTCTGCCCCAACGTCGTCAAGACCAACTGGGCCCGCGAGACCGAGCGCTGGACCCCGCGCCGTCGCGCCACCGTGATCCACGGCGACGGCGACCGGGTCGACGCGTTCGCCGACGTCATCGTCGTCAACTACGAGATCCTCGACCGGCACGTCGGCTGGCTCGGCCAGTTCGGCTTCCGCGGGATGGTCGTCGACGAGGCCCACTTCATCAAGAACAAGACGTCGCAGCGCTCGCGGCACGTGCTCGAGCTCTCCGACCGGCTGCGCGCGCGCACCGCCCGCCCGCTGCTGATGGCGCTGACCGGCACCCCGCTGATCAACGACATCGAGGACTTCCGGGCGATCTGGGAGTTCCTCGGCTGGATCGACGGGACCAAGCCGATGGCACGGCTGATGGAGTCGCTCGAGGAGACCGAGCTGACGCCGGCCGACCACGCGTTCTACCCCGCCGCCCGCAAGGCCGTCATCGACATGGGCATCGTCCGCCGCCGCAAGGTCGACGTCGCCGAGGACATCCCGGCCCGCCGGATCGCCGACATCCCGGTCGAGCTCGACGACGAGGACACCCGCTCGATCCGCGCCGCCGAGGAGGACCTCGCCCGCCGCCTCGTCCAGCGCTACAGGGCCGCGCTGGAGACCCGCCGCACGGGCTCGGTGGTCGAGGGCATCGACCACGAGCTGGTGCGCCGCGTCGCGACGTGGGAGCGCGAGGAGATGGACCAGGGCACCGGCGGCGAGAACGTGTTCTCGATGTTCCGCCGGATCGGCCGCGCCAAGGCCGGGCTCGCCGCCGACTACGCCGCCCAGCTGGCCCGCAACGTCGGCAAGGTGGTCTTCTTCGCCCGCCACGTCGACGTCATGGACATCGCCGAGGACACCTTCACCCGCCGCGGGCTCAAGCACACCTCGATCCGTGGCGACCAGACGCCGAAGGCGCGCGAGAAGGCCATCGAGGCCTTCGTCAACGACCCCAGCGTCCAGGTCATCGTCTGCTCGCTGGCCGCGGCCGGCGTCGGCGTGAACCTCCAGGTCGCCTCCAACGTGGTGCTCTCCGAGCTCTCCTGGACCGACGCCGAGCAGACCCAGGCCATCGACCGGGTCCACCGCATCGGCCAGAGCGACCCCGTGACGGCGTGGCGGATCATCGCGGCGCAGACCATCGACACCCGCATCGCCGAGCTGATCGACTCCAAGGCCGGCCTCGCCGCCCGGGCGCTCGACGGCTCCGACGAGGAGGTCTCGTCCTCGGCCAACATCCAGACCGAGGCCCTGGTCGCGCTGCTCACCGACGCGCTGGAGCGC